From the genome of Branchiostoma floridae strain S238N-H82 chromosome 8, Bfl_VNyyK, whole genome shotgun sequence:
ctgtcacacctaactttagcacatctatctgcaagcgttctttaaagctatccagagaagaggcccctactgtgcttggtgataacaaattccactctatgatagttctgggaaaatacgaatttttgaacacatcaaacCTTAGGGGCAAAGGTTGTTGACACTGCAGGCCTTAGAAAGTGTGCCATTGTTTGAGATGTTTGTTTAAGATGATATAATTTCCCACAGATCGGGCTGGGCCTTAGAAAGTGCGCCATTGTCTGAGATGTTTACTTTAATAAGATGATGTAATTTCCCACAGATCGGGCTGGTGCCTTAGAAAGTGTGCCATTGTCTGAGATGTTTGTTTAAGATGATATAATTTCCCACAGATCGGGCTGGGCCTTAGAAAGTGCGCCATTGTCTGAGATGTTTACTTTAATAAGATGATGTAATTTCCCACAGATCGGGCTGGTGCCTTAGAAAGTGTGCCATTGTTTGAGATGTTTGTTTAAGATGATGTAATTTCCCACAGATCGGGCTGGTGCCTTAGAAAGTGTGCCATTGTCTGAGATGTTTGTTTAAGATGATGTAATTTCCTACAGATCGGGCTGGGCCTTAGAAAGTGTGCCATTGTCTGAGATGTTTGTTTAAGATGATGTTATTTCCCACAGATCGGGCTGGGCCTTAGAAAGTGTGCCATTGTTTGAGATGTTTGTTTAAGATGATGTAATTTCCCACAGATCGGGCTGGGCCTTAGAAAGTGTGCCATTGTTTGAGATGTTTGTTTAAGATGATGTAATTTCCCACAGATCGGGCTGGGCCTTAGAAAGTGTACCATTGTTTGAGATGTTTGTTTAAGATGATGTAATTTCCTACAGATCGGGCTGGGCCTTAGAAATGGCACCATTGTTTGAGATGTTTGTTTAAGATGATGTAATTTCCCACAGATCGGGCTGGGCCTTAGAAAGTGTGCCATTGTTTGAGATGTTTGTTTAAGATGATATAATTTCCCACAGATCGGGCTGGTGCCTAGAAAGTGTGCCATTGTTTGAGATGTTTGTTTAAGATGATGTAATTTCTCACAGATCGGCTGGGCCTTAGAAAGTGTGCCATTGTCTGAGATGTTTGTCTAAGTTACTAGATGATGTAATTTACCACAGATCGGGCTGGTGCCTTAGAAAGTGTGCCATTGTCTGAGATGTTTGTTTAAGATGATGTAATTTCCCACAGATTGGGCTGGTGCCTTAGAAAGTGTGCCATTGTTTGAGATGTTTGTTTAAGATGATGTAATTTCCCACAGATCGGGCGGGCCTTAGAAAGTGTGCTTTTGTTTGAGATGTTTGTTTAAGATGATGTAATGGTcttgtattttcaatgttaaaCTTAAGTTTACTTTTTGCATGATAATAGTTACAAAtcttttcaggactgaaacatgGAACAATTTTTCTCCCTAGGCCTTAAGGCCCTAGCGTGATGACTCACTGTGTGAAGCTGCACTTTAAGAAGTGCACCATTGTCTGAGATGTTTGTTTAAGATGATGTAATTCCCCACAGATCGGGCTGGGCCTTAGAAAGTGTGCCATTGTCTGAGATGTTTGGTTAAGATGATGTAATTCCCCACAGATCGGGCTAGTGCCTAGAAAGTGTGCCATTGTTTGAGATGTTTGTTTAAGATGATGTAATTCCCCACAGATCGGGCTGGTGCCAGCTGTCTGTCTGGAGGAGATGGAAGACAAGAGAGGGAAGGGGGTAGGTTCCGTCTGTAACCATACATTTTTGGCAAAGCTACCGTAACACATGGTATTGTTGGATTCTGATGCAACTAATATTTTAGTCTCAATATGACACTATttgtagatactgtaaatgcattaatttaAGTTAGCGGTGATTGAATTTTGCGTTAGCAGAATAAGGActttttgcgatggttttaagtttccGGTTAAGCagccatcgcgaaaaccgcgaacaataaccaccatgaaagtttctacatttacagtataacgaTGTAAAGCTACTTCACCACTATTGTTAAACATTGTAGTATGATATTCAATTCATCTATATTCTGTGCATAGCCATCTCACCAGCTGGAATTACCACAGCCCTACTCAAGACTGCCTCTCTGGCTGGAATTCCAGCTGCCCTATCCAACACTGATTTCCTgtctataagtataacataGGTCATGGTTTGGGCAAAATTACAGCTATTGTAGAAAATCACCAGGAATGTTGCTGCAAGTTGTTTACCTCAGGGATAAGAGTCACACATTCGACATATCAAAGAACTTGCAGTGCTCTGTATGTATTACTATCTGGAGAACTGACAAAGATATAAATTTGCTGCAGCtatacataataataataatgtgaTTATGGTAGAAAATCAGACAGCACTCAGGTAATTCTAATTATATATAGTTACGTAGTATGAAGTAATAATTGGGGGACATAAGTCTTTTGTAGTAAATTTCATTTGGCTGTTACTGCACCTTTTTCTACATATTAAGAACTATGAAAGTCTTTCCAATTTTCTGTCTGATACTATCAATCGCCTTTTATCCTTCTCCagatctgtgttttttttctttgtctttgcCTCTCTCAGTCTTTCCCTCACTCTCTATCTTTTGTTCTTGCTCTTCTCTTCTGCTCTGATTTCATCACTGTGCAGTTTTGGGGCAGACTTGGGGATTTGTTCCACTGGTCTGGTAGAAAGGCAGGTTGAAAGTCATTCAAGTCACTGTTTCAGTAATATTGACTATGATTATCTGATGTGAATCTCAACACTTTTTCCTTAGTGTTTCCTTTCCTTGAAATTACAGTCTTCTGTTGAGTCAGACATTTAATCTCCTATAGTGCATTTTACAAGCCATTACACAGATTTGAATTTCATGCTGTCCATTATTTAAAATAAACCAGAGATACCAgtcactcaaacaactggattaAATATCTAAATGGCCAGAAATTTTAGGTCTGTCTTTTTTCTGTTATTGGGATGATAACAAAAGACAGAAGTTtaatccagttacttgagtaactcaGACACCTGTTGTATCATGAtatatattacctggatgcctaaacTTCGTTAACAAATCCTGTAATTATCAAATCAAACCAGTGCAACAATGATAATTTCCCCTTCCTACATTTTCAGGAAGAAGGCAGGATAAGAGACAGTAAGGTGCCGGAGCCCCCCCGGAGTAAACCCCCCCAGCCGCCCGTCCGCCCCGACCCCCCTGCCAGGCTACCCCCTCTGCTCATGCCCCCTAAGAAGGCGCTGCCGACACCCCCTGACGAGGATGCAGCTTTCCTACCCCCCTCTGCACCTCCGAAAAGGGCACCTCCACCTCTGCTCAGGGGGGTAGGTCATGTTTGTGCTACTAAATTGAGTAAAGTTTATAGTAACAGTTACAGTTTTACAGCTATTATGAAAATTATAGTATGATAATATAAATTTCTTAAGGTGTGAAACTGGTATTTGACAGGCTGTTAAGGCTACACCAAATTAAGTTATTGGTTCTTAAACATTTTTATGTTAAATATTATAGCAAGAGAACATCATGATAACAAATTGCTGGGATGAAAACGTTTTCTAATTCTGTTCCCAGAATCTATGTGCACCAAAGGATtgtgaaaatgtacaataatttattgaacattttgtacaggtttgaattATAAAGATAATGCTAGTACATTGGAATATCAGAATGAAAGCACAGTCTGAGAGGGAAGACTGTCCTTTGGTGCACATATATTTAGGGAACAGAATTAGAAAAAGTTTTCTTCCCAGtcatttgttttcattcatCTCCCCTTCTTGCCTGTGCTGTAGAATGACAACGGATTAATGTTGTACGAGACTGAGGAAGCTCCCATCTCTCCACCCGCTCGACCTCCGCCCCCAAGACCCCCTAGCCTGTCTGCGGACATGCCTGTCGTAGTGAAGGTTCACCACACGGACAGCTACACCGTCGCCATCAGGTCCAAGACAGGCGCGTCCTTACGCGACCTCACCGTCATGGTCGCCAACAAGTTTGAGATGTCTGAGGATGTTGTCACGCTATGGTAAGCATCTTGTCCTGACTTTTGTAgccttttttctgtgtttttcttgAAATCTTACCTTAAATTTAGTGCTTTTAAATCTCCCAGTGTGTTTGGTGACATTGAGTAGCCAATTGGCTGTGCTATTTAGCTGATACAAGGTCTTAAAGACATTAGGCTTTGATTCCTGGCTAGATTTGTGTCCTTaattgggaaaggcattttacacgactttcctaactcctaccaggtgtaaaaatgggtacctgactttggttggggagataagaggtggtggaaggagagagatTGATTCCGCCtgccaataccatgccctataGCTAGACACAGCCCTAAAAAGGCACTATACCATTACCCCCTGTGCTCCCCAGGTACAAGAAGGAAGGAGATGAGGACATGACAGAGATAACAAAAGATGATGACATGAGAGAGGCATGGTCCACGGTGAGGGAGGGGCAGCTGACTCTGTGGCTCAAGGACAGAAAGGTGGGGCAGTCATTAATCAGTAAATATCTTGAAGTTTGTAATTGTTTCACACATTGAGAATGCATGAAAAAAAGCTTAGTAATGGTCTTCTGTGATGGAAGGGCTTTGATTCTGTTGTTCAAGAAAGTGAAGGTTTAAAGTCATAGTCAAAGGTGTAGATATCATTTGGGTCATTTATCAATATTAGATTTTGAAGTGTCACCAACGACACCAACTACGCACAATGcatcaaaaagcagttactcaagcaactggaaatgagtttggaaacggtcagacatttcaaacaacatccattgttTTTCGTCAGAGACACTGGAggaatcttgttggagaggggtTTTATATCCTATATGTACATTGCTGTTCTTCAAATAGATCTCTCACTGTGTGAGGATGCAAATTGCTACACTTTTGAAGACCTAAAATATAGGGAAGGGTGGAGGAGGATCATGGACATTCTTCAAACCTTTTTAACAGATGATGATTGATGAATATTAAGGTATTATAATTTCTGTTTGTAGGAGGATAAGGAGGGTGTGAGCCCGATGCAGTTCAGTAAAGTGGTGGCCCTGCATGACTACGAGGCCAGCGAGCCGGGCAATCTGTAAAGCActaacattattatcattattactaATACCTAGTATGGTTTTCTATTGCTAGGATGATAAGGAAGGTGTGAGCCCGATGCAGTTCAGTAAGGTGGTGGCCCTGCATGACTACGAGGCCAGCGAGCCGGGTGATCTGTATTATAATCACTgacattattatcataattacTAATACCTAGTATGTTTTTCTATCATTAGGATGATAAGGAAGGTGTGAGCCCAATGCAGTTCAGTAAGGTGGTGGCCCTGCATGACTACGAGGCCAGCGAGCCGGGCGATCTGGGCTTCATGGAGGGGGACGTCATCACCATCATGTCACAAGGTGGGGAGggatttagttttttttcttacaattttttgttaGCTTTGGCCATACCAGTATGAATCTTTGTTTCTCGAATCAAATTTAAAGAGATATTATTAAGTTAATGCTATATTGAAAattatcaacatgaaaacagagagGAGGGGAAagtctagcctggtatccagccgcaatgtagctcccgagtctcttctctcctcttcgcaattatTACTTTTCTCCAATCTGCTTTAGAGAATGTTTTGTTGCTCAATTGCAAAAAATgtcaagaacaaaaaaaaagaattggtgTGGTCTACACTAATGTTTTTGGTAaaatgtgtgtgcgtgtttctcTACCTCAGAATACAATAATGCAAGAATGGCTTGTGTTGATATTTGTGACTATTAATGTGTCTTTTCTTTATGACGATTGAGATAAGTTAAACGTTAATTTATTTTCTGTCCCCCCCAGTAAATGAGGACTGGTTGGAAGGCCGCTCCAGGGGCAACGTGGGTATTTTCCCAGCAAGCTATGTGAAGCCTTGGGACAAGTGAGTGCACCTATCCCATCATGCAACAGCACCAAGAAGGCCTTTTCACCAACATCACTTGCCATACGACATAAAAACAGAATGGTATTAGATAGAACTGGTATTTTAAAACGAAATCATACTTTCAACAACTTTGTAGAGCAACACAAATTGATATAGTaataaaatactaaaaaaaaaagaaaaataaggaGCTGAACAATCAAGGCAGAGTACagtctgaattttttttagcACTAATTTAATTGTATATTGAGTTTTGGGTTTAGGAGGTAGTGGCAAGGGCTGTTCCCAGCTTTCGTTTGTTTTCTGGCCCAGTCTTTGTTTACTACCCCATGTTGGTAGTGGCATATCTAGTTGGAGAAACTAGAGaaaccagggttggacaagtccactagtccagggcaagtgaaagtgcttatcgggcaagtgcatgtccttccctaCTTGTCACAAGTAAGATTTTCCATAGAGAAATTTTTTTTATGCTTGTTACCTTTGTCAGTCACAGCATCAagcaacacagaaaaatagagccaacaaaaaaagaattccATCGAAGGAATTGAAAATATTCATTGAAATGTCTGGAGGAAGTGAATAGTTCGTTCGGGCACGTAAATGTTCTTGCCCAATAGGACTTCTAGTGAATTTCAGAACTGTCCAACCCTGGAAACGAAGCACTTCTCATCCCGATGTTCATGTTCACTTCTCAGGCCGCTACCAAAGGAAGGAATTTCCTGTGCCTGATGTTCGTTTGCAACTGGCCCTTTCCTTCAAATGCTAACCCAAATCTTGAGTTTTGGAATGATGTGAACGCTTTTTcgcctttatccatggggtaacttTCAGACTGAGTGTATTTGAAAAACAAGGCAATGGACAGTGAtttaattttgaaaacattgcaatttaaaCCAAGTGTTCAgttttataaacaacggatgtacaatgtcatgtacattgtaggttaccctgcagataaagccTAAGACTTAGTCTAGCGTTATTGCTGTAACGTATTTGAGAAAGAATATGGAAAGATGTCATGTATAAAGAGGAACGCTGCAAGCAGTATGTATATTTTATATAAACTGGTCCatagaaaatatatattatttatGGCTATGGAGGATGTTTATATTTTGCATATAGAGAATATTAGACAAGGTTGCACTACTTTCGATGTAGAATTCATGGTGTCAGAACTGTAAGTTATAACTTAAATGTTTAGAGTTACTGTTGTTGAACAAAGTAAAGAATGGAGTCAGGTTGTTTAAGATGTGGTATTAAGATTAAGTATAATTATTATCTTTTATAAAGTAATCAATACTTGGAATTTTGATATTCA
Proteins encoded in this window:
- the LOC118421045 gene encoding neutrophil cytosol factor 2-like; this encodes MLYETEEAPISPPARPPPPRPPSLSADMPVVVKVHHTDSYTVAIRSKTGASLRDLTVMVANKFEMSEDVVTLWYKKEGDEDMTEITKDDDMREAWSTVREGQLTLWLKDRKDDKEGVSPMQFSKVVALHDYEASEPGDLGFMEGDVITIMSQVNEDWLEGRSRGNVGIFPASYVKPWDKPLPKEGISCA